DNA from Serinibacter salmoneus:
TGGCGGTGCGGGTGATGTCGAACACCAGACGGCAGGGTCTCTCCGGTGCCCGTAACACGGGGGTCGGCGCAGCACACGGCGAGATCGTGGCGTTCCTCGATGACGACGCCACGCCGCGACGCGACTGGCTCGAGCGCATGCTCGAGCCGTTCGTGGATCCACGCGTGGTCGCCGTGGGCGGGGCAGCGGAACCCGTGTGGCCCGCGTCCGGCCGACCCGCCTGCCTCCCGACGCAGCCGGGGCAGTGGGGAGAACTCGACTGGGTCGTGGGGTGCAGCTACCGCGGCCTGCCGCGCACGCGCGCGCAGGTGCGCAACGTGATGGGGTGCGCGATGGCGATCCGCCGCGAGGCCATGGTCGCGGCCGGCGGATTCCACGAGGACCTCGGTCGCGTCGGACGCACCCCCTTGGGATGTGAGGAGACGGAACTGTCGATCCGACTGCGGCAACGTGATACCCCCGCCCGGGTCGTGCTGGTCCCGGAGGCCGTCGTGGACCACCGGGTCTCCGAGGACCGGGTCACCTGGCGTTACCTCGCCACCCGGGGGTGGGCCGAGGGAGTCTCCAAGTCCGCGGTGGCCGCGCTGGTCGGCCCGGGTGACGCTCTTGCCACCGAGTCCTCCTACCTCGCGGGGATCCTGCCGCGCGCGCTCCTGCGGGAACTCGGGTCAGGTCGCGCGGCCGGCGCGGTTGCCGTGCTGCTCGCCGTCGCCGCCACGGGCGCGGGCTATCTGCGCGGCAGTCTCGACACACTCGCACGCCGTCGGCGCCAGGTCGCACCCCCCGCGCAGCGTGAGGGGACGAGGACGGGGTGAGTTCCGCGCCCGCCGAAGCGCAGACCCTGGCCCGCGCCGGTGCCTCCGGTGTGGCCTGGCAGAGCCTCGCGCAGGTGGTCTCCCGGGCGCTGACCCTGATCGCCACGATCGTGTTGGCGCGGGTGCTCAGCGTCGAGGAGTACGGTCTCGTCGCGGCAGCGCTCGTGGTCATCGGGTTCGTCGAGACGGTAGCCGATGCCGGCGTCGCCCAGGCCCTGGTGTACCTCCCGCGCCGGGCGGGTCTCGTCCGCGCCTCGTTCGCGATCTCCCTCGGCGCGGGCACGGTGCTCGCCGGTGTGGTGATGGCCGCGGCCCCGGCGGCCGCGCGAGTGTTCGGCCAGGCCGGGGTGGAGCCCCTCGTGCGAGCCCTCGGCGTGGTGGTCCTCCTGACGGCGCTCGCCGCAGTCCCGGATGCCCTCCTGCGGCGGGCGCTGGAGTTCCGGCGGCTCACGTACGCCGTGATGCTGCGCGGGGCGGCGAGCGCCGGCGTCACCCTGACGCTCCTCGCCCTGGGGTCGGGACCCTGGTCGCTGGTGTGGGGGACGGTTGCCGGCGCGGCGAGCTACCTGGTGTGCTGCTGGCTGCTCGCGCCACGCGGTGTCGCCAGGTCCCTGTGGGGCAGGGTCGACGCGACTGACATGCGCACGACCTTGCGCTTCGGTGCACCGGTGGCGGGAAATCAGTTCCTCTCCCGGGCCGCGTTCGACGTCGACTACCTCGTGGTCGGTGCCCTCCTGGGCAGCACGGCGCTCGGTGTGTACACCCTCGCCTTCCGGTTGCCGGAGATGGTGATCATCCAGGTGTGCTTCGTGATCGCGGGGGTGATGTACCCCCTCTACACCCGTGCCCGGGCCACGCCGCACCTGCTGGAGCGCGCCTGGGTGGTGAGCACGCAGGCTCAGGTCTTGTTCGGCCTGACGGCGGGGGTCGGTCTGGCGGTCATCGGTCAGGACCTGGTGCCGCTCGTCTTCGGGACCCAGTGGGCGAGCGCGGGTGATGTGCTCGTGGTCCTCGCCCTGTACGCCGGGGTGCGGGCGATGGCCAATGGGGCGAACGAGGTCTACAAGGCGCTCGGCCGGCCGATGATCTCCCTGTGGACCTCGATCGCGCGCCTGTGCGTCCTCATCCCTGCCCTGGTGCTGGGCACACAGTGGGGGGTGCTCGGGGTGGCGTTCGCGCACCTGGCGACCGAGTGCCTGTTCGTGGCGATCAAGCAGACGATCGCCTCCCGCCTGCTGCGACTACCGCCGGCCGCGGTGTGGTCGATGCTCGGCCCGGGCGTGCTCGGTGCGGTGGGCATCGCAGTCGTGGCCGGAATCGTGGCGCAGACACCACTCAGCGGGTGGGCGCTCGTCATCGTCACGGTGCTGGGTGGCCTCCTCGTCGCGCCGGGGCTTGTGCTGGTGTGCTACCCGGAGGTCGTGACGACCCTGGCGGCCGTGATGCCGGGGCGCGCGGGTGCCGTCGTCCTGCGATTGTGCCGCCCCTTCACCCGCACCTACGCGGCGCGACACTCACGAGGCTCCTGAGGCACCTCGCACGGCGGGCGTTCCTAGCGCTCCTCCGAGCGGGCCCCGAACACGATCTCGTCCCAGGAGGGGACCGAGGTGCGGCGTGAGCGTGCCCGCGCGCCGCGGCGGTTCGAGCGTGGCGCGGCGTCGGTCGTCTCCGCTTCGGCGGAATCCGAGCCGGTCGGCGCAGGGTCGTGTGGTGCCGCATCGGGTGCGGCGTCGCCGTCCGCCGGCTCCGGGTGCGTTCCCTCGCCTGCGTCCCGCGAGGTGCGCAGGTGCAGCACCGGGGCGGCGGGGAACAGCGCGTCATCCAGCGGCGACCCGCCCCCGATCGCCTGGTCGGGTCCGCTCGACTCACCGGCGGACCCGGTCTCGGACCCCTCACCCGCGGTGGGCGCAGGGTCGGTGTCTTGGGGGGGAGTGGTGGTCGTGCCCTCGGGTTCCTCCCGGCGTGGCCGACCACGGCGATCCGCCAGGTCCGCCAGGAGGGCATCCGTCACCGCGGACGCCGCGGAGGCCGCAGGTTCGGCGGGTGCCGGGGTCGTCGTGGGCGCAGGCGTCACGGCCGGGCCGGCAGGGGTCGGGCGGGCAGCGGGTCGGGTCGG
Protein-coding regions in this window:
- a CDS encoding glycosyltransferase family 2 protein, with the protein product MSAHSVSLVVCAYTGRRWRDLCAGIAAVAAGSEPPEEIVVVIDHNEGLRVRAAAELPAHAPGVAVRVMSNTRRQGLSGARNTGVGAAHGEIVAFLDDDATPRRDWLERMLEPFVDPRVVAVGGAAEPVWPASGRPACLPTQPGQWGELDWVVGCSYRGLPRTRAQVRNVMGCAMAIRREAMVAAGGFHEDLGRVGRTPLGCEETELSIRLRQRDTPARVVLVPEAVVDHRVSEDRVTWRYLATRGWAEGVSKSAVAALVGPGDALATESSYLAGILPRALLRELGSGRAAGAVAVLLAVAATGAGYLRGSLDTLARRRRQVAPPAQREGTRTG
- a CDS encoding lipopolysaccharide biosynthesis protein translates to MSSAPAEAQTLARAGASGVAWQSLAQVVSRALTLIATIVLARVLSVEEYGLVAAALVVIGFVETVADAGVAQALVYLPRRAGLVRASFAISLGAGTVLAGVVMAAAPAAARVFGQAGVEPLVRALGVVVLLTALAAVPDALLRRALEFRRLTYAVMLRGAASAGVTLTLLALGSGPWSLVWGTVAGAASYLVCCWLLAPRGVARSLWGRVDATDMRTTLRFGAPVAGNQFLSRAAFDVDYLVVGALLGSTALGVYTLAFRLPEMVIIQVCFVIAGVMYPLYTRARATPHLLERAWVVSTQAQVLFGLTAGVGLAVIGQDLVPLVFGTQWASAGDVLVVLALYAGVRAMANGANEVYKALGRPMISLWTSIARLCVLIPALVLGTQWGVLGVAFAHLATECLFVAIKQTIASRLLRLPPAAVWSMLGPGVLGAVGIAVVAGIVAQTPLSGWALVIVTVLGGLLVAPGLVLVCYPEVVTTLAAVMPGRAGAVVLRLCRPFTRTYAARHSRGS